The DNA region AGCAAAACAGAGACCCTTTCCTCCTTagtacccacccactcacacacacaaacagtcctccaaccccaggttAGGCTGCCTCCAGTGGACTTGTGGActtgcagacatcaggcctccgaCTTCCCCAGCGGACTCACCTTCCTAGGGCTTTGGCCATTGGGCCTCGACTTCCGGATTTCCGATTGACCTTTGGACTTCAATCTTCATTATCAACCCCAGGACTCCAGGcctcaaattttttataaaatagttttttattgatattatttttatttataggcatcggttagtctcgtgagaccatggatttgcgctttggaaggtttccagggcacaggcctgggcaaggttgtatggaagattggcagttgcccatgctgcaagtctcccctctccacgccaccgatgttgtccaagggaagggcactgggacccatacagcttggcaccagtgtcgtcgcagagcaatgtgtggttaagtgccttgttcaaggacacaacacgctgcctcagctgaggctcaaactagcgaccttcagatcactagaccgacaccttaaccacttggccatgcgccaacactttACAGATATACCACATGGAATAAGCTCTTCCAGCCATTTGAGCTATGctgcccagtaatcccccaatttaatcccagcctaatttacaatgaccaattatccaaCCAACTGGTGCATTTTGGACAATGGGAGGAAATcgaagcacttggaggaaacccgcacggtcatggggagaacctgcaaactccttacaggcaatgctgggaattgaacccgggtcactggtactgtaaagcgttgtgctaaccactatgctaccatgccaccccaattCCAGACTCACTGATGATGGGAGACCCCAAACTCAAGGCCTCAAACTTAGAACTCACCACCCACCAAGCTTCCTACCTGCAAGGATCTCCAGTCCTGCAATCCACCCATCTGGGGTGACTTGCTGACCTGGAAGGGCCACCAGCCCTCATTTTTAGTGGTCTTTGtccacagtgcttgctggctcaGAAATCTGGGGACACTCTGTGATTATGAGAAGCCTTATGGGGAATTTAGTATGACAAGGTGTGCAGATATTACTTGTGTATTTGAAAATAATATTGATACTTTGCCTATGATTAATGTTATATGCAATCATATTTTCTACAGTATGACTTTACACTGGAAAAGAAGGTATTGAAATGGGTGAAAGACCGACTGCTACAGGAACCTCCAAGGagcattccaacatgtccaccATTTTGGCTTGCTTTTACTGATCTTGAGGGCGAAGATACTGATGATACAAATAGTGAATCTTGTCAGGCCAAACCTCAGAGGGGTCACATGGTTTTGAGAACCAGAAGGTGTAGGAGTTTCAGTGTGACCGACATTAAACATGTTTGCTTAAAGGGTGCATATGTATCAGACTCAGAAAGTGATGATGGGTACTCAGAGGATGATGAACTCTCATCATCAGATGAAAATGAAAATCAGAAGCTTCCCTCAATACCATTTCTCAGGAGCAAATTTAGTGTCTATTCCAGATTCCTAGATGTGAGACCAGCCTCGTCGCCGGATAATCCTTCCAGAAGTAGACACAATGAGAGATTTTCTAATGCCAGTTTAACAAGGCTGCCTCACATCTCAGGACTGAGGCATTCCTCTCTTTGTAACAACACTGAAGGTGAGGAAGAGGGCAGGAGGGATGGATCAAGTTGGTCACCAGCATATGGACCAAGAAAGCCTTTGAGAAAATTTACCTGTCAGCACCCAAACAACAAGAACAGCAGAAATATAAATTTGGCAAAATGTATTGTTGGAAGCCCACCACTTTCCTCTGCCCATTATCACATGGAAAGGTCATCCATGAATAGAGCAAGACCGCCATTCAGAAAACACAAAGAACCATTTCAGGTAAGAGTTATGAACATCTTCATAATAGACATAGAATTAGTAGCTGAATCTACAGTGGAGTTCTTACTGAGCTCACCTTTTATGTAGAAAGTCTGTATCACATTGAATATGTTTTTCAGCAGTAAATACTTTTTTTAAAGGCAGAGAAACTTGCTGCTTGAAAATACACTTTTAATGCAGAATTGGAAAATTAATAGTAACGTAATAGTCCATTGCCGAAATCAGAGGTCCAGAAATAATAAGgccaaaggtgaaattttgagagtacagaatctttatgttcctgttaggttgaaaggaaaggctaaaagtttgagagagtcatggttttcaagggatattggaaacttgattcggaaaaaaagagagatctacaataaatatagacagcatggagtaaatgaggcgctggaggaatataaagaatgtaaaaagaatcttaagaaagcaattagaaaagctaaaagaagatatgaggttgctttggcaagtaaggtaaaagtaaatcccaagggtttctaccgttatttaaatagtaaaaggatagtgagggataaaattggtcccttagagaatcagagtggcggttatgtgtggagccaaaagagatgggggagattctgaacaatttcttttcttcggtattcactaaggagaaggatattgaattgtgtaagataagggaaacgggtggggaagttatggaaactatgatgattaaagaagtagTAGTACTGGAGtttttaaaggaatataaaagtggataagtttccgggtcctgacaggatattccctaggacattgagggaagttaatgtggaaatagcaggggctctgacagaaatattttaaatttcgttcgaaacggggatggtgccggaggattggcgtattgctcatgttgttccattgtttaaaaagggttctaagagtaaacctgcaattatcggcctgtgagtctgacgtcagtggtgggtaaattgatggagagtattcttagagatggtatatataattatctggatagacagggtctgattaggaacagtcaacatcgatttgtgcatggaaggtcatgtttgacaaatcttattgaattttttgaagaggttactaggaatgttgacgagggtaaaacggtggatgttgtctatatggacttcagtaaggcctatgacaaggtcccacacggaaggttggttaggaaggttcaattgttaggtattaatattgaagtagtaaaatggattcagcagtggctgaatgggagatgccagagagtaggggtggataactgtgtgtcagattggaggatggtgtgtagcggtgtgcctcagggatctgcactgggtccaatgttgtttgtcatatacattaatgatctggatgatggggtggtaaattggatgagtaagtatgcagatgatactaagatatgtggagttgtgaataatgaagtaggttttcaaagcttacagagagatttaggccagttagaagagtgggctgaaagatggcagatggagtttaatgctgataaatgtgaggtgctacactttggtaggacgaatcaaaataggacatacatggtaaatggtagggcattgaagaatgcagtagaacagagggatctaggaataatggtgcatagttccccgaagatggaatctcatgtagatagggtggtgaagaaagcttttggtatgctggcctttataaatcagagcattgagtgtaggagttgggatgtaatgttgaaattatacaaggcattggtgagaccaaatttggagcattgtgtacagtttttggtcaccaaattataggaaagatgtcaacaaaagagagggagtacagagaaggcttactagaatgttacctgggtttcatcaccttagttacagagaaaggttgaacaagttgggtctttattctttagaacgtagaaggttgaggggggacttgatagaggtatttaagattatgagagggatagatagagctgacgtggataggctttttccattgagagtgggggagattcaaacaagaggacatgagttgagagttaaagggcaaaaatttaggggtaacatgagggggaacttctttactgagagagtggtggccgtgtggaacaagcttccagcagaagtggttgaggcaggttcgatgttgtcgtctaaagttaaactggacagctatatggacaggaaaggaatggagggttatgggctgagtgcaagtcggtgggacgaggtgagagtaagagttcggcatggactagaagggccaagatggcctgtttccgtgctgtaattgttatatggttataagacttgggagcagaattaggccatttggcccattgacttgtcctccacagccgctcgtgacaacaaattccacaaatttgccaccctctgactaaagtaatttctcctcatctcagttctaaaaggacgtccttcaatcctgaagtcgtgccctttgttctagattcccccaccatgggaattaactttgccatatctaatctgttcaggtcttttaacattcagaatgtttctgtgagatcctcccctcattctcctgaactccagggaatacagcccaagaactgccagacgttcctcatgcGGTTGAGAAAGAATATTTCAGAATAATGCCCTAAGTTAATTTCTCTGAACATTCTATAGGTTTTTACTAATGTACAAGTGTGGTTTAGAGGTTAATACTGTATTTATAGGGGTTAAATATGAGCTCAATATCTTTcctgcacactttgaaaggtaAAACTACacttgtgtgaatccctgcagcatctggtgaccataTGATCTTTGTCTCGGATACCAATGTTAGAACATCTTTCAAGCGGGTGACCCCTTGCAAgacgtcaggccctgatggtgtgtGCCTGGttcgggctctgaaaacctgtgccagccaaatggtgggagtgttcaaggacatcttcaatctctcactgctacaatcagaggttcccacctacttcaaaagggcaacaatcataccagtgcccaagaagggcagggtgagctgcctcagtgactatcactcagtgacactcacatctactgtgatgaagaacTTTAAGAGGTTGTCATGGCTACAATTAATTCCTGCCTAAgcagggacctggacccactgcaatttgcataGCGCCACAATTAAGTCTatagcggatgcaatctcactggctttccactcacctggacaatagtaatatctaTGTCAGGTTGCtgcttattgactgcagctcagtattcaacacaatcatactttcagttctaatcaacaacctCCAAAACTTGGGCTCTTATACCTCTCTTTGCAACTAGATACATGATTTCTTCACCTGGAAACCACATCCTGTGCGGATcgcaaataacatctccacctcactgacaattaacatcggcacacctcaaggatgcgtgcttagcccactgctctactcactctataCCTACAACTTGAGTGGCTGggcacagttcaaacaccatccataaatttaccaacgacacaactattgttggcagaatgtcAGATGATTTCgatgaggcatacaggagtgacatagatcaactggttgagcagcaacaactttgcattcaatgtcagtaagaccaaggaattgattgtagacttcaggaaagggaagtcagagaatcacacaccagtcctctacgagggatcagaagtggataggatgagcagtttcaaattcccgTCTGTCAACACCtctgatctatcctgggcccatcatattgatgcagttacaaagaaggcacagcagtggctatgtttcattagttTGAGGAGAAccggtatgtcaccaaagtcacTTGCaagtttccacagatgtactatggagagcattctgactggttgcattgtcatctggtatggaggatgggaaaaggctgcagagggacgtaaactcagccagctccatcatcagcACATGCCTCCCCAGCATCCCAGACACCTTCGAAGGAGGATGCCTCATAAGGCAGTATCTATCACTAAGGTCCCATCCTCTCTGCTGCCATGAGGTACAGAAGGCTAAAGGCACAAgcttaatgtttcaggaacagcttcttcccctctgccatcagatttctgaatagacattgaacccatgaacactacctcggtattttttcctttctttttgcactatatatcttttatatatacttattgtaatttatatttttattattttgcactgctgccaccaaaacaacaaatttcatgacacatgcgaatgatattaaacctgattctgatgctgcgTGCACTCTAGATTAGAATTACAGCCCAATAAAACTCAAAGTTTAATGCTAGGAATGGCCCAGAATCCAGTCTTATTCTGTAAGTCTTTAGCCTCTACCCCAGAAAGCAGTAGAGACTTAAAACAGGGTCTCCACTcagttttcctccacagatgctgcctgacgcgtTGAGTTCCTCTGGAACTTTGTGTGTTGGGCCACTGGAGGAATCAGTCTAAGACTACAGATGTCCACAAACCTTTGCTTCACTGGATACAGTTCATACAGTATGGGAGGGAGGCAGTTCTGCCCATTGTCCCAATGATAGATCTCTGAGAAACCTGTCAACTTACTCTCTTCCAATTCTTCTCTTTCAAGCCTTCTTTCAGAAAGCATATTTGCCTGGTACTTCCTTTGATGATATGAACAAAATATTGGGCTAATATAAAGGGAAATGTGAAGAGAAAGCAGGATACCTTCGCCACTCTAGTGAACTGTACAACATAATATTACCTATTAAATCTGTTAATTATCACTTATTTTTCAACCTGCTTCAATGATTATTCTGTTATGTTTAGTTAACATATCATAAAATGGTTATGATAAATTCAATATCAAAGGCAGTTTTCTCATAAGAAATAGTGATATCCTTATCATGAATTTAGATGTATTGTTCACTCATTCTTAAACAACAAATTAGTTAGTAAGTTAGAAATAAATTTTGTAAACAAATCTTGTCCAAGATTGGCAATGATGTTGATTTACTTG from Mobula hypostoma chromosome 13, sMobHyp1.1, whole genome shotgun sequence includes:
- the ubap1lb gene encoding ubiquitin-associated protein 1-like, whose protein sequence is MLGSQNQSKIYYQATSTYLDEVPFKISQKFQTIALEELGSSSSFPYVPDYTEILKQAQYDFTLEKKVLKWVKDRLLQEPPRSIPTCPPFWLAFTDLEGEDTDDTNSESCQAKPQRGHMVLRTRRCRSFSVTDIKHVCLKGAYVSDSESDDGYSEDDELSSSDENENQKLPSIPFLRSKFSVYSRFLDVRPASSPDNPSRSRHNERFSNASLTRLPHISGLRHSSLCNNTEGEEEGRRDGSSWSPAYGPRKPLRKFTCQHPNNKNSRNINLAKCIVGSPPLSSAHYHMERSSMNRARPPFRKHKEPFQLLRNNSCLPAPPKTPRPLSSRKPLPDSTADLLLALSQKEQDLIQPAMRQGYPITRVIWAVQNVGQSSTEQILKYLSVWDRLCKEGYKERLVEEAMEIFQNSEEKAEEFLTLMTQFDEMGFQHEDIKEVLLIHNNHREKALEELMTRSR